One region of Pseudomonas sp. ABC1 genomic DNA includes:
- a CDS encoding FecR domain-containing protein translates to MSAAREQAARWFSRMQNSDAGHPQRAEFEAWLAERPEHQAEYQAFCELWGDFSSIPRSQALADALEHRRTLKRRHVLRGGLGMFLLLGIGGYGLHRYRHSAFDLPLQTRIGEHLRHSLRDGSEVFLNADTRLQVIYGETLRQVLLLRGEASFEVAKDRQRPFVVDAGLARVRVLGTHFVVNRLPDRLRISVEHGLVEVDAHGQRLQLQAGQVAEVSEDGQLQRLSLTASNAFAYQYGRLIFEQADLAEIAATLSRHRPQPVHALPGGPRIDAVVQLDDIDSFLRALPRIAAVQVDRRHNRVVLAPRHP, encoded by the coding sequence ATGAGCGCGGCCCGCGAACAGGCGGCACGCTGGTTCAGCCGGATGCAGAACAGCGATGCCGGCCATCCGCAACGCGCCGAATTCGAGGCCTGGCTGGCCGAGCGCCCCGAACACCAGGCCGAATACCAGGCCTTCTGCGAACTCTGGGGCGACTTCTCCTCCATCCCGCGCAGCCAGGCCCTGGCCGATGCGCTGGAGCATCGCCGCACGCTGAAGCGGCGTCACGTCCTGCGCGGCGGCCTCGGGATGTTCCTGCTGCTGGGCATCGGAGGCTACGGCCTGCACCGCTACCGTCACAGCGCCTTCGACCTGCCTTTGCAGACCCGCATCGGTGAACACCTGCGCCACAGCCTGCGCGATGGCAGCGAGGTATTCCTCAACGCCGACACGCGCTTGCAGGTGATCTATGGCGAAACGCTGCGGCAGGTCCTGCTGCTGCGCGGGGAGGCCTCGTTCGAGGTGGCGAAGGATCGGCAGCGCCCCTTTGTCGTCGACGCCGGCCTGGCACGGGTGCGGGTGCTCGGTACGCATTTCGTCGTCAACCGCCTGCCGGACCGGCTGCGCATCAGTGTCGAGCATGGCCTGGTCGAAGTGGACGCTCATGGGCAGCGCCTGCAACTGCAAGCCGGCCAGGTCGCGGAAGTCTCGGAGGACGGGCAGCTACAACGCCTGTCACTCACCGCCAGCAATGCCTTCGCCTACCAGTATGGACGGCTGATCTTCGAACAAGCCGACCTCGCGGAAATCGCCGCCACCCTGTCGCGCCACCGCCCCCAACCGGTACATGCCCTGCCCGGCGGGCCGAGGATCGATGCCGTGGTGCAACTGGACGATATCGACAGCTTCCTGCGCGCCCTGCCGCGTATCGCCGCCGTGCAGGTGGACAGGCGCCATAACCGCGTAGTGCTCGCCCCGCGCCATCCGTAG
- a CDS encoding DUF2788 domain-containing protein produces MEPEVFEEWMMIILVGGLVLFMAFIVWDLAKKSKAGRYGTLVLFFALGLGVLGFIIKSIVIGSLEGV; encoded by the coding sequence ATGGAACCCGAAGTCTTCGAAGAATGGATGATGATCATCCTCGTCGGCGGTCTCGTACTGTTCATGGCCTTCATCGTCTGGGACCTGGCGAAGAAGTCCAAGGCTGGCCGCTACGGCACGCTCGTACTGTTCTTCGCCCTCGGCCTCGGCGTGCTCGGCTTCATCATCAAGTCCATCGTCATCGGCAGCCTGGAAGGCGTCTGA
- a CDS encoding membrane integrity-associated transporter subunit PqiC, which produces MKVKDLLRFPGLALLAGLLSLGGCATPPPVAFYSLDNGAPSVPAQVGDVAVLLGPVTLAGYLQRDTLLQRQPDGSLAEAPGKARWATGLQQDVEQLLLRQLAWRLNSQRLVLAPADQGFVPDVQVELSITRLDSGPAQLAVLEAQWRLLDKNGKHLGSRLVALDERHQGDVADQVRAQSVLLQRLSAQLGEAIREVRQATTKAPVIQRPRTQPRVEAAPSRRPAEPIRTDMEVFRF; this is translated from the coding sequence ATGAAGGTTAAGGATTTGTTGCGTTTTCCAGGTCTGGCCCTGTTGGCCGGCCTGTTGTCGCTGGGTGGCTGTGCAACGCCACCCCCCGTGGCGTTCTATAGCCTCGATAACGGTGCGCCAAGCGTGCCCGCTCAGGTCGGGGACGTCGCCGTGCTGCTGGGGCCGGTGACGCTGGCGGGCTATCTGCAACGCGATACGCTGCTCCAGCGTCAGCCGGATGGCAGCCTGGCGGAAGCGCCGGGCAAGGCGCGCTGGGCGACCGGCCTGCAGCAGGATGTCGAACAATTGTTGTTGCGCCAACTGGCCTGGCGTTTGAACAGCCAGCGGCTGGTCCTGGCGCCGGCTGACCAGGGCTTCGTGCCCGATGTACAGGTCGAGCTGTCGATCACCCGCCTGGATTCCGGCCCCGCGCAACTGGCGGTGCTCGAAGCCCAGTGGCGTCTGCTGGACAAGAACGGCAAGCACCTGGGCAGTCGCCTGGTGGCGCTGGACGAGCGGCACCAGGGCGATGTGGCCGATCAGGTGCGGGCACAGAGTGTCCTGCTGCAACGCTTGAGTGCCCAGTTGGGCGAGGCGATTCGCGAGGTACGCCAGGCGACGACCAAGGCGCCTGTGATCCAGCGACCACGCACCCAGCCCCGGGTAGAGGCTGCACCGTCCCGACGTCCGGCCGAACCCATCCGCACGGACATGGAAGTGTTCCGTTTCTGA
- a CDS encoding RNA polymerase sigma factor encodes MNWQGIDLRWAYGDLLLSLSRQTRCVQRAQDVLHDALLRFAMSSHAQPLERPNAYLRRVAHSVLIDHIRRESRYTELPESILDCGDAWSGGMAPSAEHLLDIQQRLEALQRILDCLPTRCREVFWLARIECCTQVEIARQLGISVNMVERHMMRALLDLRAARELLQP; translated from the coding sequence ATGAACTGGCAAGGCATCGACCTGCGCTGGGCCTATGGCGACCTGTTGCTCAGCCTGAGCAGGCAGACCCGCTGCGTACAACGTGCACAGGACGTGCTGCACGATGCGCTGCTGCGCTTCGCCATGAGCAGCCACGCCCAGCCCCTCGAACGCCCCAACGCCTACCTGCGCCGGGTCGCCCACTCGGTGCTGATCGACCATATACGCCGCGAATCCCGCTACACGGAGCTGCCGGAGAGCATCCTCGATTGCGGTGATGCCTGGTCCGGCGGCATGGCGCCGTCCGCCGAACACCTGCTGGATATCCAGCAGCGCCTGGAAGCCTTGCAGCGCATCCTCGATTGCCTGCCGACACGCTGCCGCGAAGTGTTCTGGCTGGCCCGCATCGAATGCTGCACCCAAGTGGAAATCGCCCGGCAACTGGGCATCAGCGTCAACATGGTCGAACGCCATATGATGCGCGCCCTGCTCGACCTGCGCGCCGCCCGCGAACTGCTGCAACCATGA